CTCACCGAGCGCACACACGACTACACGTTCGCGCTGCCGGACACCATCACCATCTTCCGGGAGGCCATCCTCGCGATCTGCGCGACGCAGGACGAGGTCGCACACGAGGTCGCGGTGACCGTGGTGCACGAGATCGGGCACCACTTCGGTATCTCCGAGGCCCGCTTGCACGAGCTCGGCTGGGGCTGAGACAGCTTCACCCCCGAATCCGCTCGCTACGCTCGTGCCGCTGGAGGTTGCTGATGGGATCACCTCAGGCTTTGAGCGAAGCCGAACGCCGCGTTCTCGCCGCCTGGGCGGCCGACTGCGCAGAGCGCGTGCGGGGCCTCCGGCCGGTCAGGATTCGCAAGGCCGGCTGCCCTGGCTGCCCTCGAACCGGACGCGCGGCGGTGGCGGCTGGTTGCGCATCCGGCCACCGCTGGCGGGCATGCGGTCACCGTAGGCGCAGCGCGCCTCGTAGGCTGGGCCGGTGAGCTCACCCCGCAAACCTGCGCCGTACCCAACACTCCGCACGT
This genomic stretch from Jatrophihabitans cynanchi harbors:
- a CDS encoding metallopeptidase family protein; this translates as MVITVSRYRFGQLVDDALDTLPDELLRLLDNVVIQIADRDPDDPHLLGVYHGIALTERTHDYTFALPDTITIFREAILAICATQDEVAHEVAVTVVHEIGHHFGISEARLHELGWG